One window from the genome of Clarias gariepinus isolate MV-2021 ecotype Netherlands chromosome 15, CGAR_prim_01v2, whole genome shotgun sequence encodes:
- the LOC128543446 gene encoding hydroxycarboxylic acid receptor 2-like gives MSNSSVCCAFQSPIIALVLPPILFIEFIIGLTGNVLALSMFAFHVESWKPNSIYLANLAIADILLLFCVLFRADYYLKGQDWTFGDVPCRMMLFLTSANRAASIFFLTAVAVDRYLKIVHPLHRLNRMNLSYSVWVSAGLWALVIVFTGQLLGSPHFFSVGNHTQCESFNICLNNSPLTIWQNAFYVIQFCVPGAIIIFCTICITWQLKTKTMDNTGKIKRAVQFIFIVSIVFLICFFPSTATRVAIWILQIWYNECSYFSEANLAFYTSACFTYFNSVLNPLIYYFSTPAFSGVIDNFFRRLMGKKEKAARGNSSVTTATSK, from the coding sequence ATGTCCAACTCGTCAGTTTGTTGTGCTTTTCAGTCACCCATCATAGCCCTAGTCTTACCCCCTATACTTTTTATAGAGTTCATTATTGGCCTAACAGGGAATGTTTTGGCCCTCTCTATGTTTGCTTTTCACGTGGAGAGCTGGAAGCCAAATTCCATTTACCTGGCAAACCTGGCTATTGCCGACATACTGTTGCTGTTCTGTGTGCTCTTCAGAGCCGACTACTACCTCAAGGGCCAGGACTGGACATTCGGTGATGTCCCCTGCCGCATGATGCTCTTCCTCACCTCAGCCAACAGGGCTGCCAGCATCTTCTTCCTCACTGCAGTGGCTGTGGACCGCTACCTGAAGATCGTGCACCCACTACATCGTCTAAATAGGATGAACCTGAGTTACTCAGTGTGGGTCTCTGCAGGCCTATGGGCTTTGGTTATAGTTTTTACAGGTCAGTTGCTGGGGTCGCCGCACTTTTTTAGTGTCGGCAACCACACCCAGTGTGAGAGCTTCAACATATGTTTGAACAACAGTCCGCTTACCATCTGGCAAAATGCCTTCTATGTGATCCAGTTCTGTGTGCCAGGTGCTATCATCATTTTCTGTACAATCTGCATTACGTGGCagctgaaaacaaaaacaatggacAACACAGGCAAGATCAAGAGAGCCGTCCAGTTCATTTTCATTGTCTCCATAGTTTTTCTCATCTGCTTCTTCCCAAGCACTGCCACACGCGTCGCTATTTGGATCCTGCAGATCTGGTACAATGAGTGTTCATACTTCAGTGAGGCAAATCTGGCATTTTATACTTCAGCCTGCTTTACCTATTTCAATAGTGTGCTAAACCCACTAATTTACTActtttcaactccagcattcaGTGGTGTCATAGACAATTTTTTTAGAAGACtcatggggaaaaaagaaaaggcagcTCGAGGGAACAGCAGTGTGACTACAGCAACAAGCAAATAA